The DNA window accTTTAAATCTTTCCATTGCAAAAACTACATTTTTGCCGTACATCAACAAAAGTGAAATTATACATGGGAGAGACAATCAAGTTAAACAATAGAGCTAAACACTTGCATTTTGTTATAGAGAAGAATTAGATAGTATTATCTCTTCCCCCTTTGTTTAAGTTTTACTCATTAACTTAACAATTTGGCAATCGTAATGACAAccgtaaaaattttgatgattttAAAGTTGctgtttcaaattattatttaaaattatttaagacaaatataaCGCAAGTATTGTAAGAGCTCACATGTGCGATTTTGCTTAACTTTTTGaggataaagattttttaatattataaaaataaaattttttaattatagttttctatatatatttttaatataaactataattttcttatatatttttcagttttttttcagTTCTGCCTTTaacatttctacattttaCATCTATCAACAGATTTAATATGTCGGATTTAATCTTTAAACAGTGatgcattttatttgaattttattttattctgatTATAAGAtctatatcttatattttgaGATTGCTAAATTTGAATATAGCATTAACATAGTATAATTCAAGATGATAGATTAATTCACAACAGAATACGTTCAACTTGTACATATTCGAGTTATTGACATGagtaatatcaaattattctattttctgTCTATTTTTAATCTGCAGTTTATATTATCTGTTCTATTTTTGAACATAGGCTCTTTCTAGTTTTTTCCATAGCAGTCGGTTTTATTCAATCTATCAGTTTTGCGACCAATTAACATGTTGCAGCTGATACTTCGTGATTCTCGTAATCATATAGACTTAGAGTAATGGACTGCGCTATTTCTATCTCTATTCATACAAAACTAGGTTTAGAAAAATAGTGAGAGCATGTGGCCGAGTctatttgttctttttcttaaCTATAGGAAAAGACAGAGAGTTCGTTGCCTTTCTTCGATAGTTAGATACACTACCGACTCACGTTGCGCAGTCCATGCCCTATGTCgatggtcgtaaaaaataataataataataacaaagtaATACTATAAATTACGAATATCACATTAAGCACATACATCAAGGCACTTATGTAATTCATAGTTAATGTCATCCATGAACTCGAGTGTTGTATGTTTACACGGAAAAGGTTAAGATGTTGCAATACATTTCTTTCAATCAGTTTTAAAACGCAGCCTTGTTTGTGAAACtattgaatataattgatTGAATCCGTATAAGTAAGAACCAATTGCACAATGAACAAACTGCGTTTCAAAACTTActttaaaaagtgttttagCTTATCTTCAACAGGTTGAACGTGTTTCATTCTCACTTACCTGGTTATCAGGTAAAATACACAATTATATGCGatagtaaactttataaaattatttaaaaaaactgattTGATCAAAGttatcatgaaaaaaataattattaaatcaccTAACGTCCTCCCATTTGACTCAATGATTCATGTAATCGTGTATAACTTACGTAAAAGTCCACCATACGTCGAAGCTTATAACATTGACCCAAGAATACattgaatattgaaaaaaagtagCAAAGTaagctgaaaaaaaatttctttaatttttaaaatgtatgtacacaaatattaaaacgcCCATGTACAAACCTAAAGCTTTGCGTGCTATTGTATCTTCTTCAATTGCCAGACCAAAAGTCAACTCGCAGACGTATACGCAGGTAAAAGTCAAAAGATCGCAGATCATATAACACATGAGTATTTTACCGTGAAGATTCTGAAGATTCGGCAAATATGCGTACACTAGTAAAGTCATTAACAGGCAGACACAGCTGATGAAGTGCAGAGCAGGCCACCTGTCAGCGTTGACCGAGAAATGCAATTCATTTTCCATATTTCGTAAGATGCCATACATTTATCTGATACTCATAAGATTAACCCGTCCAACACattttcatcaattttatAGTTAGTTAGTttgatattgttaaattatttttttcatgccgcatctatttttattcagctacatttttagtttttatattttaatagatatgaCCGAATAGAGAAATcgtattaaatgaataattaaaatattttacgataagACAAAGGTTCtttcaaaatcaaataaaaactaaaaataaaactgaataaaggttagaaaaatatataagtatgaGATTATCACGCAGTTAttgaacaataaaaataaattttaagttacaataaaaagagtttttaattaaagtttttaatttgactaattaatcagttcaaatatttatgttttttaacttaaaatgtataaaaattcctTACACGTAGAAAAAGTCgttaacttgattaaaatttaaattaaaaattttaatcaacttAACGACTTTTTCTAcgtataaggaaaaaaattgaaataatatataccttattggattttttaataagatgtctgtacatataaataaatctaataaactGTCATTGATTTGTGATTCGGAAAAGTTCATGCAATATTTGTTCtgtattttaaacttttctgCTAAGATAGGTCCTTCCGAAGTTAATGACCATTTTACAATTACACGACCCATTTTCTTACATGGAAGTCCGATCAAGATTCCGTAGTCTAAGTAGTCAAAGAAAAATTCCGTATTAATTCAGTTCCTTCATGTGTAGAATTACTGTCACAAATTTGttgaatttgttatttattattaataaattttaataaatgtaaaatagatataaaataaaaatagaaagttaactttttcttaaaacataatacaaatatttaaattattagaagtaCCGTTAATCGTGTCGAAAGCGGTTGAAGTTTGATTGGCTTTTGCAAGAACCTTGTGAAACTCCATTAATCTGGTAGTATAAACTTCATCAAATATAATAGGTTTGCATTTTACCTCTCTGGTAAAATTGGATAACTGATGAACAAACTCATATTCAGTGCAACATCTTCTGAAGCAGACATTTGTATTGCAAAATTCCGGATTTCTGCAGACGCGCGTTACTAATGTTTTATTAGACTCAAAATCCTGTGCCATCTCGAGGCAAGCGCTATCCTCGGTGACCGAAAGTTCCTTATTGACAACAATATCATTATTGATCACTGGAAGCATTACTTATCaagtttgatttatttaatgttgttTTAATTCATACTAATgcatctaaaatatttatattatatatataaaacaactagtttctaaaagatttttaacataatatatatatattaaaaaaatttttttattctaaaaaaagacatatttataatataaaatatgtaacagtTGTCAAGAAATCTTTAACCGGTAACAAACAATTACATGGCGTTATCACATTAATTTGAaactatttc is part of the Monomorium pharaonis isolate MP-MQ-018 chromosome 2, ASM1337386v2, whole genome shotgun sequence genome and encodes:
- the LOC105833864 gene encoding probable G-protein coupled receptor Mth-like 10; this translates as MLPVINNDIVVNKELSVTEDSACLEMAQDFESNKTLVTRVCRNPEFCNTNVCFRRCCTEYEFVHQLSNFTREVKCKPIIFDEVYTTRLMEFHKVLAKANQTSTAFDTINDYGILIGLPCKKMGRVIVKWSLTSEGPILAEKFKIQNKYCMNFSESQINDSLLDLFICTDILLKYGILRNMENELHFSVNADRWPALHFISCVCLLMTLLVYAYLPNLQNLHGKILMCYMICDLLTFTCVYVCELTFGLAIEEDTIARKALGLYMGVLIFVTLRVNITTKTFTNRKKFILYSLYAWSFSFLILIPAIIIENMNNSPDYLYLNVDIYMPTYAFPLYGILIFNGPKFIMLISNIVFFILTTKYYNKVKVEMKRITMDSMNPRIKQFYFERKTYFLAFILLFLLNFYKSFKFILFFDRFVSIKLFIVMGIFWSCENVLFYIKFDLVKKSSSDKSFAYWVIDMLTNVFYVVNAFQGLYIFIIFVMKKRVYQALRTRLGL